Proteins from one Malania oleifera isolate guangnan ecotype guangnan chromosome 4, ASM2987363v1, whole genome shotgun sequence genomic window:
- the LOC131153687 gene encoding uncharacterized protein LOC131153687, with product MAEMARGSRERSCTIKQFTRMRLLSFSGGADPLVAENWVQDIEDILAVLSCIDEQKMLFVTFKLTGEAKRWGRSTRLLEEQRPDPVAVTWSHLNEIFFKRYFPATVRSVKAAEFLHLAQGRMMIQQYAARFVELFRFAPYFIPGEEKKVRKFEEG from the coding sequence ATGGCGGAGATGGCTAGAGGTTCAAGGGAGCGAAGCTGCACGATTAAGCAATTCACACGTATGAGACTCCTGTCGTTCtctggaggagctgacccactcgtggctgagaattgggttcaagatATAGAGGATATATTAGCAGTTCTCTCATGTATAGATGAGCAGAAGATGTTGTTTGTGACGTTTAAGTTGACTGGGGAAGCAAAACGCTGGGGGAGATCAACGAGACTACTAGAGGAGCAAAGACCTGACCCTGTAGCAGTGACGTGGAGCCACCTCAATGAGATctttttcaagagatacttcccCGCTACTGTTAGAAGTGTGAAGGCAGCGGAATTTTTGCACTTGGCGCAAGGGCGGATGATGATACAACAGTATGCAGCTAGATTTGTCGAGCTGTTCCGGTTTGCCCCATATTTCATACCGGGTGAGGAAAAGAAGGTGAGGAAGTTCGAAGAGGGCTAG